In a single window of the Coregonus clupeaformis isolate EN_2021a chromosome 10, ASM2061545v1, whole genome shotgun sequence genome:
- the LOC121575769 gene encoding complement C1q-like protein 2 produces MRGVVAFIVLLCSGLTGAGIVTPGNEDKKADMSDTLRKIEVMENRLAAAESQVETLKAKAETKVAFSAGFGGTGYFGPFNVDFTLVYQKVLTNLGNAYNPATGIFTAPVRGAYHFSVYHHSGANRRSDSVLFKNKEQIAYISAMNKDGSYNGSNGIIMQLEEGDVVYVVLKANSWIWDHMSQPGAIGWCHFNGILLFAQ; encoded by the exons ATGAGGGGTGTTGTAGCGTTTATTGTGTTGCTGTGCAGCGGCCTTACTGGGGCTGGCATTGTAACACCAGGAAATGAAGACAAAAAGGCTGACATGAGTGACACGCTGAGGAAGATTGAAGTCATGGAGAACCGACTCGCAGCTGCTGAGAGCCAGGTGGAGACACTGAAGGCTAAAGCAG AAACAAAGGTGGCATTCTCAGCTGGATTTGGGGGTACTGGGTACTTTGGACCGTTCAATGTTGACTTCACCCTTGTCTACCAAAAGGTCTTAACTAACCTTGGCAATGCTTACAACCCTGCAACAG GCATTTTCACAGCGCCAGTGAGAGGAGCCTATCATTTCAGCGTCTATCACCATTCAGGAGCAAACCGCCGCTCAGACTCCGTGCTGTTCAAGAACAAAGAACAAATCGCATATATTTCTGCTATGAACAAGGACGGCTCCTACAATGGATCTAATGGTATCATAATGCAGCTGGAGGAGGGAGATGTGGTATACGTTGTTTTGAAGGCTAATTCATGGATCTGGGACCACATGAGTCAGCCTGGTGCCATTGGATGGTGCCACTTCAATGGCATTTTGTTGTTTGCTCAATAA